In Halovivax gelatinilyticus, the following are encoded in one genomic region:
- a CDS encoding DUF7342 family protein, translating into MSESSQNGVQSWTESMSARERIRAIATTLREPRSINWISDRADAAWSTTNDEVQDLVEEGVLCRVEAGERTLYQPDHTQLLFDEIRMLIEKNAREDLRDELAAITREIEEWQETYDVETWEDLEQTLADCTLSSEQLRKRRDVIAFWRENEADRRLIKHALELYSDVESARERTTDATDRATS; encoded by the coding sequence ATGTCCGAGTCCTCCCAAAATGGGGTACAGTCGTGGACCGAGTCGATGAGCGCCCGCGAACGCATTCGAGCGATCGCTACCACGCTCCGCGAACCCCGATCGATCAACTGGATCAGCGACCGGGCGGATGCGGCCTGGAGTACGACGAACGACGAAGTACAGGATCTCGTCGAGGAGGGCGTCTTGTGCCGCGTCGAGGCCGGCGAGAGGACGCTCTACCAGCCCGATCACACGCAGTTACTCTTCGACGAAATCCGCATGCTCATAGAAAAGAACGCGCGCGAGGACCTTCGTGACGAATTAGCGGCGATTACCAGGGAGATCGAGGAGTGGCAGGAAACGTACGACGTCGAGACGTGGGAAGATCTCGAACAGACGCTCGCCGACTGTACCCTCTCGAGCGAACAGCTCCGTAAGCGTCGTGACGTGATCGCGTTCTGGCGTGAAAACGAGGCGGACCGCCGTCTCATCAAACACGCCCTGGAACTCTACTCGGATGTCGAGTCTGCTCGCGAGCGAACGACCGACGCGACAGACCGCGCCACGAGCTAG
- a CDS encoding guanosine monophosphate reductase, giving the protein MDELRTGLSYGDVLVVPQRSGVDSRQQVDLSTRLTDDIELATPLLSAPMDTVTEAETAIAMTEAGGMGTIHRFLSIDEQADEVRQAAEAGATVGAAVGIAGEPLARVEAVLDAGADSVMVDVAHGHLQRCLDVVGDLRRAFPDVSLVAGNVATPTGVADLADAGADCVKVGIGPGSHCTTRRVAGAGVPQLTAVSDCAEAAREYDVRIVADGGIRCSGDAVKALLAGADAVMMGSLFAGTTQAPTEVIEIDGTRYKRSRGMATTAANEARTDSDDVPDADEGVEGLTEYKGSLVDVAAEFAAGIRSGLSYAGGHTIGDARENAEFIRVAESARDLEGAHGDHDWENVIVE; this is encoded by the coding sequence ATGGACGAACTCCGAACGGGACTGTCCTACGGCGACGTACTCGTCGTCCCCCAGCGCTCGGGCGTCGACAGTCGCCAGCAGGTCGATCTGTCGACGCGCCTCACAGATGATATCGAACTCGCGACGCCGTTGCTCTCCGCACCGATGGACACCGTCACCGAGGCCGAGACGGCCATCGCGATGACCGAAGCCGGCGGGATGGGAACGATCCACCGCTTCCTCTCGATCGACGAACAGGCCGACGAGGTACGCCAGGCGGCCGAAGCCGGCGCGACGGTCGGCGCCGCCGTGGGCATCGCCGGTGAGCCACTCGCTCGTGTCGAAGCCGTTCTCGACGCCGGCGCCGACAGCGTGATGGTCGACGTCGCCCACGGCCACCTGCAGCGGTGTCTCGACGTGGTGGGCGACCTTCGCCGGGCCTTCCCCGACGTTTCGCTCGTCGCCGGAAACGTCGCGACGCCGACGGGCGTCGCCGACCTGGCCGACGCCGGCGCAGACTGCGTCAAAGTCGGGATCGGGCCCGGCTCACACTGTACGACCCGCCGCGTCGCAGGCGCCGGCGTCCCGCAGCTCACCGCCGTCAGCGACTGCGCCGAGGCGGCTCGAGAGTACGACGTCAGAATCGTCGCCGACGGCGGCATCCGGTGTTCCGGCGACGCCGTGAAAGCGCTACTCGCCGGCGCGGACGCGGTTATGATGGGGAGTCTCTTCGCCGGAACGACCCAAGCGCCGACGGAGGTGATCGAGATCGACGGCACCCGCTATAAACGCTCGCGCGGGATGGCGACGACCGCCGCCAACGAGGCCCGAACCGATTCGGACGACGTTCCGGACGCCGACGAAGGAGTCGAAGGATTGACCGAGTACAAGGGCTCGCTCGTCGACGTCGCCGCCGAGTTCGCCGCCGGCATCCGCTCCGGACTGAGCTACGCGGGTGGCCACACCATCGGCGACGCTCGCGAGAACGCCGAGTTCATCCGCGTCGCCGAGAGCGCCCGCGATCTCGAGGGAGCACACGGCGATCACGACTGGGAGAACGTCATCGTCGAGTGA
- the hemC gene encoding hydroxymethylbilane synthase, whose translation MRTRGTLRLATRGSLLARRQASIVSERLEERRYEVELVPVETTGDQIRDELIHRLGKTGAFVRELDERVLDGECDAAIHSLKDVPTEQPSDLVTAAVPERGPAGDVLVTPDGASFDELPTEATVGTASLRRRAELLTQRPDLTVEPIRGNVDTRLEKLLAPSLQAEHQRRSEADSERKGNVGNDDFEPTFDRTVEEWFDDRPELEKQALGREVETEYDAIVLARAGLERSGLSHAVSFRDLPTTTFVPAPGQGALAVTATDGETAREIQAAIDHPRSRVEVTVERTILATLGGGCIAPLGIHATVQGEYVHTAVAVFDRDGDESITATRDLPIETHATAAREFAEDLADRGAADLIESARRDADEADADDLPEGK comes from the coding sequence ATGAGAACACGGGGGACGCTACGACTGGCGACGCGAGGGTCGCTGCTCGCCAGGCGGCAGGCTTCGATCGTCAGCGAGCGGCTCGAAGAACGACGGTACGAGGTCGAACTCGTCCCCGTCGAGACGACCGGCGACCAGATCCGAGACGAGTTGATCCACCGCCTCGGCAAGACCGGCGCGTTCGTCCGCGAACTCGACGAGCGCGTGCTCGACGGCGAGTGCGACGCGGCGATCCACTCGCTGAAAGACGTCCCCACCGAACAGCCGTCGGATCTGGTGACGGCCGCGGTTCCCGAGCGCGGGCCGGCCGGGGACGTCCTCGTCACCCCGGACGGGGCGTCGTTCGACGAGCTTCCAACGGAGGCGACCGTCGGCACCGCCAGCCTGCGCCGACGCGCGGAGTTACTCACACAGCGACCGGACCTCACGGTCGAGCCGATTCGCGGTAACGTCGACACCCGACTCGAAAAACTGCTCGCCCCCAGCCTCCAGGCCGAACACCAACGACGAAGCGAGGCCGACAGCGAGCGAAAGGGCAACGTCGGAAACGACGATTTCGAGCCGACGTTCGATCGGACCGTCGAGGAGTGGTTCGACGACCGCCCCGAACTCGAAAAGCAAGCCCTCGGCCGCGAGGTCGAGACCGAGTACGACGCGATCGTCCTGGCCAGAGCCGGCCTCGAACGGAGCGGGCTCAGCCACGCCGTTTCGTTCCGGGACCTGCCGACGACGACGTTCGTCCCCGCTCCCGGACAGGGCGCGCTCGCCGTGACGGCGACCGACGGCGAAACCGCCCGCGAGATCCAGGCCGCGATCGACCACCCGCGAAGCCGCGTCGAGGTGACGGTCGAACGGACGATTCTCGCGACGCTCGGCGGCGGCTGTATCGCTCCGCTCGGCATTCACGCGACGGTCCAGGGCGAGTACGTCCACACCGCCGTGGCCGTCTTCGATCGAGACGGCGACGAGTCGATCACCGCCACCCGAGACCTGCCGATCGAGACGCACGCGACCGCCGCCCGCGAATTCGCCGAGGATCTGGCCGACCGAGGCGCGGCCGACCTGATCGAATCCGCCCGCCGGGACGCCGATGAGGCGGACGCAGACGACCTGCCGGAGGGGAAGTAG
- the cobA gene encoding uroporphyrinogen-III C-methyltransferase yields MPGESDEEATAPGDGAATEIGFVSLVGSGPGDPELLTVKATRRLEEADVVLHDKLPGPEIIEQLPDDAREDVGKRAGGERTAQSAINERLVELAREGKRVVRLKGGDPFVFGRGGEEAEYLADHGIPFEVVPGVTSAVAAPAVAGIPVTHRDHASSVSFVTGHEDPTKPESAIDWEALAATGGTIVVLMGVGKLPAYTAALREAGMDPETPVALIERGTRPGQRVATGTLDTIVDERDAAGIEPPAVTVIGDVAATRESVRERLGNGVSDDA; encoded by the coding sequence ATGCCGGGCGAATCCGACGAGGAGGCGACAGCACCTGGCGACGGCGCCGCTACCGAGATCGGATTCGTCTCGCTCGTCGGGAGCGGCCCCGGCGATCCCGAACTCCTGACCGTGAAGGCGACGCGCCGACTCGAGGAGGCGGACGTCGTCTTGCACGACAAGCTTCCCGGCCCCGAGATCATCGAGCAACTCCCGGACGACGCCCGGGAAGACGTCGGCAAGCGCGCCGGGGGCGAGCGAACCGCACAATCTGCGATCAACGAGCGGCTGGTCGAACTCGCCCGCGAGGGAAAGCGCGTCGTCCGGCTCAAAGGCGGCGATCCGTTCGTCTTCGGGCGGGGCGGCGAGGAGGCCGAGTACCTCGCCGATCACGGGATTCCGTTCGAGGTGGTCCCCGGCGTCACCTCGGCCGTGGCGGCCCCCGCGGTCGCGGGGATCCCGGTCACCCACCGCGATCACGCCTCGTCCGTTTCGTTCGTCACCGGCCACGAGGACCCGACGAAGCCGGAATCGGCGATCGACTGGGAGGCGCTCGCCGCGACCGGAGGGACGATCGTCGTCCTGATGGGCGTCGGCAAGCTTCCGGCGTACACCGCGGCCCTGCGCGAGGCCGGAATGGACCCCGAGACGCCGGTCGCCCTGATCGAACGCGGAACGCGTCCGGGCCAGCGCGTCGCGACCGGGACCCTCGACACCATCGTCGACGAACGCGACGCGGCGGGGATCGAACCGCCCGCCGTGACCGTCATCGGCGACGTCGCGGCGACGCGCGAGTCCGTCCGAGAACGGCTCGGGAACGGGGTGAGCGACGATGCGTGA
- a CDS encoding uroporphyrinogen-III synthase has protein sequence MASRSDAEAAANAATGRPRVAVFRPDDERLESAVSLLSDLGVEPVPDPMLAVEPTGETPRENADYVVLTSKTGAELAAEAGWEPGASTVCAIGPATSASMEAVGYAVDLVPDEYTSSGLVETLESEADLDGASVEVARSDHGSPVLLDGLSAAGADVHETVLYRLVRPPESGDAVDLAASGDLDAACFTSSLTVEHFFEAATERGTTDAVAVGLDRAVVGAIGEPTRETLTAFGIDADVVASEATFDALARETVAAVDR, from the coding sequence ATGGCGTCGCGTTCCGACGCGGAGGCCGCCGCGAACGCGGCGACGGGCCGACCGCGCGTCGCCGTCTTTAGACCCGACGACGAGCGGCTCGAGTCGGCCGTCTCGCTTCTTTCCGACCTGGGCGTCGAACCCGTCCCCGATCCGATGCTCGCAGTCGAGCCGACCGGCGAGACACCCCGCGAGAACGCCGACTACGTCGTGTTGACGAGCAAGACCGGCGCCGAACTCGCCGCCGAGGCCGGCTGGGAGCCGGGTGCGTCGACGGTCTGTGCGATCGGACCGGCGACCAGCGCGTCGATGGAAGCCGTCGGGTACGCGGTCGATCTGGTCCCCGACGAGTACACCTCGAGCGGACTCGTCGAGACGCTCGAAAGTGAGGCGGACCTCGACGGAGCGAGCGTCGAAGTCGCCCGCAGCGACCACGGCAGTCCGGTGCTCCTCGATGGCCTGTCCGCGGCGGGAGCGGACGTCCACGAGACGGTACTCTATCGCCTCGTCAGACCGCCAGAAAGCGGTGACGCCGTCGACCTCGCTGCGAGCGGCGACCTCGACGCCGCCTGCTTTACCTCGTCGCTGACGGTCGAGCACTTCTTCGAAGCCGCGACGGAGCGCGGGACGACCGACGCCGTCGCTGTCGGACTCGACCGAGCCGTGGTCGGCGCGATCGGCGAACCGACGAGAGAGACGCTGACCGCGTTCGGTATCGACGCCGACGTCGTGGCCAGCGAGGCGACGTTCGATGCGCTCGCTCGCGAGACGGTCGCAGCGGTCGATCGCTAG
- a CDS encoding single-stranded-DNA-specific exonuclease RecJ: MTEPVPALAERATRCATRLLAAERVLLASHIDADGLTSAAVAASALERAGKSFEVVFEKQLDEEAIDRIAATDYETVWFTDFGSGQLDVISTYETNGAFTPVIADHHQPADADTEYHCNPLLEGIDGASELSGAGTAYVVARAMATLQEKRGDSPTKRMSARSTAEDGATVATTARSDNRDLAALAVVGAVGDMQASSGQLHGANAAIVEEGVDAGVVETGTDLALYGTQTRPLPKLLEYATDVYIPGISNDQGGAMRFLDGLDLDLRDEENEWRRWADLTADEKQTVASSLVQRAISRGVPASKIDGLVGTSYRLAAEPPGTELRDASEFSTLLNATARYDRADVGLAVCLGDRDGALERARTLLQSHRRNLSNGIDLVTNEGVTVEEHLQWFHAGDRIRETIVGIVAGMALGNEGIDRNRPILAFAEKDDEAEVKVSGRGTHALVRQGLDLSVVLGEAARAVGGDGGGHDVAAGATVPAGREPEFLERADELVGEQIESE, translated from the coding sequence GTGACCGAGCCCGTCCCCGCGCTGGCCGAGCGAGCGACCCGCTGTGCAACGCGGCTGCTCGCCGCCGAGCGCGTCCTGCTCGCCTCTCACATCGACGCAGACGGGCTCACGAGTGCGGCGGTCGCCGCGAGCGCGCTCGAACGAGCCGGGAAATCATTCGAAGTCGTCTTCGAGAAGCAACTCGACGAGGAGGCGATCGACAGGATTGCGGCGACGGACTACGAGACGGTCTGGTTCACGGACTTCGGAAGCGGGCAGCTCGACGTCATCTCGACGTACGAAACGAATGGAGCGTTCACGCCGGTGATCGCGGACCACCACCAGCCCGCCGACGCCGACACCGAGTATCACTGTAACCCCCTACTCGAAGGGATCGACGGGGCGAGCGAACTCTCGGGTGCGGGGACCGCGTACGTCGTCGCACGGGCGATGGCAACGCTACAAGAAAAACGCGGCGACTCCCCCACCAAGCGGATGTCGGCACGTTCGACCGCCGAGGACGGAGCCACCGTCGCGACGACCGCCAGATCGGACAACCGCGATCTGGCGGCGCTGGCGGTCGTCGGCGCGGTCGGCGACATGCAAGCCTCGAGCGGCCAGTTACACGGCGCGAACGCCGCGATCGTCGAGGAGGGCGTCGACGCCGGCGTCGTCGAGACGGGGACGGACCTCGCACTCTACGGCACGCAGACCCGTCCGCTCCCGAAGCTGCTGGAGTACGCGACCGACGTCTACATTCCCGGTATCTCGAACGATCAGGGCGGCGCCATGCGCTTTCTCGACGGCCTTGACCTCGATCTCAGAGACGAAGAAAACGAGTGGCGTCGATGGGCAGATCTCACCGCCGACGAGAAACAGACCGTCGCGAGTTCGCTGGTCCAGCGGGCCATCTCACGGGGCGTTCCCGCCTCGAAGATCGACGGCCTCGTCGGCACGAGTTACCGACTCGCCGCCGAACCGCCAGGGACCGAGCTCCGCGACGCGAGCGAGTTCTCAACGCTTCTCAACGCCACCGCTCGCTACGATCGGGCGGACGTCGGTCTGGCCGTCTGCCTCGGCGATCGCGACGGAGCACTGGAGCGAGCACGGACGCTCCTCCAATCACATCGACGGAACCTCTCGAACGGGATCGACCTCGTCACAAACGAGGGAGTCACGGTCGAAGAACACCTGCAGTGGTTCCACGCTGGCGACCGCATCCGCGAGACAATCGTCGGAATCGTCGCCGGAATGGCGCTCGGCAACGAGGGGATCGACCGCAACCGACCGATCCTGGCGTTCGCCGAGAAAGACGACGAAGCGGAGGTGAAGGTCTCCGGCCGAGGCACGCACGCGCTGGTTCGTCAGGGTCTCGATCTCTCTGTCGTCCTCGGCGAGGCCGCGAGAGCCGTCGGCGGCGACGGCGGCGGACACGACGTGGCCGCCGGGGCGACGGTGCCAGCCGGCCGAGAACCGGAGTTTCTCGAACGCGCCGACGAGCTAGTGGGCGAACAGATCGAATCCGAGTGA